The Paenibacillus wynnii DNA window GCCCTCTATACAAATTATAGCAACTTTAACTTTCACTATGCGAAGTTATACCAATGCAACGCTCTAAAGCGTAATAGGATAAAAAAATACCCAGCTACAGACTGCGGCAAAGTACTTTGATATGAGATACAGCAGCTTGTTTTACATCCTCAAAGGAGACTTTATCCTGAATGTAATAGGATATAAATCCGTGGGCAGATAAAAACAACGTCAGCGGTACACTCTGCCAATCCTCGGCTACATATCCTTCTTCCTTCATATGACGGCGTACTATACTTGAAAATAGTTCAAAACATCGACCCTGTTCAGCCCGACAATAAGCAAGCAGCTCTTCATCGCGAATCATGAACATGATCTCATATTGATACGGATGATCAATTCCAAATTTAATAAACTCCATGAGCAACTGCTCGACCCGAGTCATACCTTCTTCGGGAGGTTTGTTCATAGCTTGGGATAACAGGTTAGCTACATGATTGAAATCCTCGACAACAATAGCGTAGAATAATTCTGCTTTTTCCTTGAAATGATAGTACAAGGAGCCGTGGCTGTATCCCAAATGCTGTCCGATACTGCGCATTGAAATGGCCCGGTACCCTTTGGTAATGAACAGATGCCTAGCCGACTCCAATATCCTTTCCCTCGACAACTCCTGTTCCACTGCTCTTCTTGCCATTATCTTATTCCCCT harbors:
- a CDS encoding TetR/AcrR family transcriptional regulator; translated protein: MARRAVEQELSRERILESARHLFITKGYRAISMRSIGQHLGYSHGSLYYHFKEKAELFYAIVVEDFNHVANLLSQAMNKPPEEGMTRVEQLLMEFIKFGIDHPYQYEIMFMIRDEELLAYCRAEQGRCFELFSSIVRRHMKEEGYVAEDWQSVPLTLFLSAHGFISYYIQDKVSFEDVKQAAVSHIKVLCRSL